One region of Pyramidobacter sp. YE332 genomic DNA includes:
- a CDS encoding Na+/H+ antiporter NhaC family protein: protein MAVQNKALKLPHTFALMFVLTAVMAALTWIIPAGVYDVDPQTKRVIADSYHQVASNPQGLWDIFNAVTKGMIQSAVMMSMVFFIGGAVEVIEQTGTIRAGMGRIVGMLKGKEIWAVVVIMIVMSIGGAVGVFANPVIALIPVGVLLAKSLGYDAVVGFAMMYLGSYAGFNVGWANMFTVGIANEIAGLPITSGFNIRVVLHVLNIALTIAFVLIYIRRIKKDPTKSLVYDPNAPAQAEDLGALAANAKMTWRQSVCALIVALSFGFIIYGSLNWKWGISHYSTVFLIMGLTSGFVGGLGLNQTFKAFTKGMSGLTYAAFVIVFARAISVVMTDGKIIHTIVYYLSMPIGKVSAVVGANLMFLANVIINFFIPSGSGQAVTVMPIMVPVADLSNISRQVAVQAFQFGDGFTNCFIPTSGVLMGVLGLAGIAYGKYVRWFLPMLLLQILMGCATVTLMQIFGW from the coding sequence ATGGCAGTCCAGAACAAAGCGCTCAAGCTTCCTCACACGTTCGCGCTCATGTTTGTCCTCACGGCCGTGATGGCGGCGCTGACGTGGATCATCCCCGCCGGCGTGTACGACGTCGATCCGCAGACCAAGCGAGTCATCGCCGATTCCTATCATCAGGTGGCGAGCAATCCCCAGGGGCTGTGGGACATCTTCAACGCCGTCACCAAGGGCATGATCCAGTCGGCCGTGATGATGTCGATGGTGTTCTTCATCGGCGGCGCCGTCGAAGTGATCGAACAGACCGGCACGATCCGCGCCGGCATGGGACGCATCGTCGGCATGCTGAAGGGCAAGGAGATCTGGGCCGTGGTCGTCATTATGATCGTCATGTCGATCGGCGGCGCCGTGGGGGTTTTCGCCAATCCCGTCATCGCCCTGATCCCCGTCGGCGTGCTGCTGGCCAAGAGCCTCGGCTACGACGCCGTGGTCGGCTTCGCCATGATGTATCTGGGCTCCTACGCCGGCTTCAACGTGGGCTGGGCCAACATGTTCACGGTCGGCATCGCCAACGAGATCGCCGGCCTGCCCATCACCTCGGGGTTCAACATCCGCGTGGTGCTTCACGTCCTCAACATCGCGCTGACGATCGCCTTCGTGCTGATCTACATCAGAAGGATCAAAAAGGATCCCACGAAGAGCCTTGTCTACGATCCGAACGCGCCGGCGCAAGCGGAAGACCTCGGCGCTCTCGCGGCGAACGCGAAGATGACCTGGCGGCAGTCGGTCTGCGCGCTGATCGTGGCGCTCAGTTTCGGCTTCATCATCTACGGCTCGCTGAACTGGAAGTGGGGCATCTCCCACTACTCCACCGTTTTCCTGATCATGGGGCTGACCTCCGGCTTCGTCGGCGGGCTGGGGCTGAACCAGACGTTCAAAGCCTTTACCAAGGGCATGTCCGGTCTGACGTACGCAGCCTTCGTGATCGTTTTCGCCCGCGCCATCTCGGTGGTCATGACGGACGGCAAGATCATCCACACCATCGTCTACTACCTGTCCATGCCCATCGGCAAAGTCAGCGCCGTCGTGGGGGCCAACCTGATGTTCCTGGCCAACGTGATCATCAACTTCTTTATTCCTTCCGGCTCCGGCCAGGCGGTCACCGTCATGCCGATCATGGTGCCCGTGGCCGATCTGAGCAACATCAGCCGCCAGGTGGCCGTGCAGGCGTTCCAGTTCGGCGACGGTTTCACGAACTGCTTCATCCCCACCTCGGGCGTGCTCATGGGCGTCCTCGGCCTGGCGGGAATCGCCTACGGCAAATACGTGCGCTGGTTCCTGCCCATGCTGCTTCTCCAGATTCTCATGGGCTGCGCCACGGTCACGCTGATGCAGATCTTCGGCTGGTGA